Genomic segment of Nitrospirota bacterium:
TTCAGAAGAGTGTTCGGGTGAAGGTCTGAAGGGGAAATACACGGGGACATGGTGAGTTCTTGAAAGCGCCCGCCTGAGATTTGCGGAAGTAGCTCAGAATGTCGCGCTAGATCATCTCTGGCTTCTTAAGCATTCTCGCATATTATTACGCTCGACGAACGACACGTTACGTACAACGAAACTACTTGCAGGTCGTTCCATCGAAGTATTTGCAGGTCGATTCCCCTGATTTTATCTTCCAGCTTTTAAGCAGGGGCGGTTGCCCATTCTCTCTCATGTCCAGCACGAAATCTGCGAGGCCCGAGATCGGCAGTTTCTCGAGGTGCGGCTTGGCGGCATCGGGGACATCGATCCAGAAAACGGCCCCGAGTGTGGAGATCAATATCTTGTGCTCTTCCAAGTTGACGCTGATGATAGGGCTATAGAAACTCTTGTCCTCGGCAAAGCCAGGAGTCGCGATCAGGCCGAGCAGGATGAGACCGAACAATCCGGAGAGAAGAGTCGTACGCAGATAGGGCATGACGAGCACTCCTTCTTATGAAGACAATGAGGAGCGCATTATCGCATTGGGGCAGATGGGATACAAACTGGAAATTCTCAAGAGGTTTATCTCGTTTATCCGGTTTATGTAGTTTGTTTGGTTTCTTCGGGTCATGTAACCAAACAAACCAGGCTTAATTCGCGGTCGTGATGTGCGCCGCTGAGACCGTCCCACCCTTGATCCAGTAACAACGTATATCGGGCCTCGACTTCTCCATGAGGGAGAGAATCAAATAGGCGGGGATTGGCAGGTTGATCTTCGGCCAGATTTCTTCGTAGTCGGTGGCAATCTTGATGTCGGTGATGGAAGGGCGCGCCGGGTCGTGAGGGTGCGAGTGGTAGACCACTTGTAGGTCGAGTCCTTTGTTTCGAATATCCTTCTTTGCCGTAGAAAAATCCTGCATATCCATTACGAAGGCAATTTCGGCTCGTTCAGCCGGGGAGAGCCGTTCCAGATGTGCAGCCTTGGCCGGATCGAAGGAAGACAGTTTTTCAGCTCCCTCGCTCGCCACAATATTTTTGATCCGATAGATATGGGTGACGGCGCCGTTGGTTCCTGCCAGCAGACCACAGCATTCGTAGGGGGCGAGTTCCCTGGCATGGGCCACCATGTCGTCGAGGATTGTTTGAGGAATGACGAGATCAGCCACGCTAGTTGAGTCCAATCTTACGCAGGATGCTCAAAACGTCTGTCCAGCGAGGCCGCAGCGAGAGAGGGTCCGAGGCGTACCCTCAGGGTACGTTGAGGATCCGAACGATGCGAGAACAAAGCTGGCGGGCGTTTTCAGCATCCTGAGGCTAAATGGTGCAGCTGACCACATAGTCCATACTCAGATCTTTGATCTTCGGATTCTCGCCGCAGAGCGGGCAGGCCGGGTCCTTGGGACGGCGGACCTTCCTGAATTTCATTTCGAGGGCATCGTAAATCATCAGGCGATCGGCCATGGTTTCCCCGATGCCGAGAATTTCTTTGATCGCTTCCGATGCTTGAAGAATACCCATGGTCCCGGCGAGGACGCCTAAGACACCGGCCTCTTGGCAGTTCGGAACCAATCCAGCCGGCGGTGGCTCTGGATAGAGACAGCGATAGCAGGGATAGCCGGCATGGGGCTTGATCGTCGTCAGCTGGCCTTCGAACCGGAACATGCTGGCGGAGATCAGCGTCTTTTTGGCAAAGAAGCAGGCATCGTTCACGAGAAATCTGGTCGAAAAGTTGTCGGACCCGTCCAGCACGATGTCATACTCGGACACCAGCGCAAGAATATTGTCGCTGTCGACGTTCTGGTGATAGGTCTTAATCGTGATCTCAGGGTTGATCGCCGACAGGGTCTTACGGCCCGATTCCACTTTCGGCATGCCTACTGTCGCCGTGGAATGCATGATTTGCCGCTGTAAATTCGAGAGATCGACGACATCGCCGTCGACTAGACCGATGGTGCCGACTCCGGCGGCAGCAAGATAGAGTCCTGCAGGCGAGCCGAGTCCACCGGCGCCGATGAGCAAGACCTTCGCCTTGCTCAACTTCATCTGGCCCTTGCCGCCGACTTCGCTGAGAATAATCTGACGGCTGTATCGTTGAATCTGTTGTTCGGTGAGTTCCATGCTTCGCTTTCGGCTAGAGGTAAACGGCTAGAGCGAGAGGTTTGAGAAGGATTTTCTCTAGCCCCTTGCCTCGCACCCCTTACCCTTCAACCACATCCAATTCGATCGGGTCGACGATGACGCCCTTCTTGCGAAGGCCTGCGACTGCCCGCTCGATTTCTGCGCTCTCTCCGGTCAGCTCGAGATCCATCCAACCGGTGGTTTCACGGACGTCCGCTCGCCGAACGTTGGTGACCACCTTGAACTCGTGGCCGATCTGATAGATGACGGGCTCTTTGATTTTATCTTCCGGAAACCGCA
This window contains:
- a CDS encoding NIL domain-containing protein, translated to MPSMKVHVRFPEDKIKEPVIYQIGHEFKVVTNVRRADVRETTGWMDLELTGESAEIERAVAGLRKKGVIVDPIELDVVEG
- the moeB gene encoding molybdopterin-synthase adenylyltransferase MoeB, encoding MELTEQQIQRYSRQIILSEVGGKGQMKLSKAKVLLIGAGGLGSPAGLYLAAAGVGTIGLVDGDVVDLSNLQRQIMHSTATVGMPKVESGRKTLSAINPEITIKTYHQNVDSDNILALVSEYDIVLDGSDNFSTRFLVNDACFFAKKTLISASMFRFEGQLTTIKPHAGYPCYRCLYPEPPPAGLVPNCQEAGVLGVLAGTMGILQASEAIKEILGIGETMADRLMIYDALEMKFRKVRRPKDPACPLCGENPKIKDLSMDYVVSCTI
- a CDS encoding M67 family metallopeptidase, translated to MADLVIPQTILDDMVAHARELAPYECCGLLAGTNGAVTHIYRIKNIVASEGAEKLSSFDPAKAAHLERLSPAERAEIAFVMDMQDFSTAKKDIRNKGLDLQVVYHSHPHDPARPSITDIKIATDYEEIWPKINLPIPAYLILSLMEKSRPDIRCYWIKGGTVSAAHITTAN